Proteins encoded within one genomic window of Couchioplanes caeruleus:
- a CDS encoding PhzF family phenazine biosynthesis protein, whose product MIAIVNVCLREGRGGSPTAVVDDAAPATLTDAERSRVPVRCGTSHAVFVTRRHPQSAPGVSTPHESRAATAPSTVDLRFFTAGGELPACGHGTIAAMAFLARQRGSTEHEFRLCVSARTFAGRAVLDGDTIHAAFDPGSVALREPASAEIDPVVAALGVGPDLLAPGACVASLGRARMLIPVATPAVVAALVPEFDRLRAACDRFGLLGCYVYSAPTSAGRVTARMFAPSIGVPEDIANANSTACLAAHLADRGVTDLRVDMGDALGSPATITASTRRCPTGLKILVGGAATFTGTR is encoded by the coding sequence ATGATCGCCATCGTCAACGTCTGCCTTCGCGAAGGCCGGGGCGGCAGCCCGACAGCCGTCGTCGACGATGCCGCCCCGGCCACACTGACCGATGCCGAGCGCAGCCGGGTGCCGGTCCGTTGCGGCACCTCGCATGCCGTCTTCGTAACCCGGCGGCATCCGCAGAGCGCTCCAGGCGTGTCGACGCCTCACGAAAGCCGCGCCGCGACCGCACCATCCACCGTGGATCTGCGCTTCTTCACCGCCGGGGGAGAGCTGCCCGCATGCGGCCACGGCACGATCGCCGCCATGGCCTTCCTCGCCCGGCAGCGCGGGAGCACCGAGCACGAGTTCAGGCTGTGCGTCTCGGCTCGGACCTTCGCCGGCCGCGCCGTTCTCGACGGCGACACCATCCATGCCGCCTTCGACCCGGGTTCGGTCGCCCTGCGCGAACCCGCCTCAGCCGAGATCGATCCCGTTGTCGCCGCCCTGGGCGTGGGCCCGGACCTGCTGGCCCCCGGCGCCTGCGTCGCCTCACTGGGCCGGGCTCGGATGCTGATCCCGGTCGCCACGCCCGCGGTCGTCGCAGCCCTCGTCCCCGAGTTCGACCGGCTGCGCGCGGCCTGCGACCGGTTCGGACTACTCGGCTGCTATGTCTATTCGGCACCGACGAGCGCCGGCCGCGTCACGGCACGCATGTTCGCCCCCTCGATCGGAGTCCCCGAAGACATCGCCAACGCCAACAGCACCGCCTGCCTCGCCGCTCACCTGGCCGACCGCGGCGTCACCGACCTCCGCGTCGACATGGGCGACGCCCTCGGCAGTCCCGCCACCATCACCGCCTCCACCCGCCGGTGTCCGACCGGCCTGAAGATTCTGGTCGGCGGCGCCGCAACCTTCACCGGTACCCGGTGA
- a CDS encoding CBS domain-containing protein has product MVKNWHVDDVMTTAVVTVAETVPYRTVVDLLIRNRLSAVPVVDDFQRVTGVVSEADLLRKIEYAGQEQPRMFEGRRRRGERLKANALTAADLMSSPAVTVLTGTSIPAAARLMDRERVKRLPVTDDLGRLVGIVSRSDLLKVHLRPDDDIHRDVLHNVVRVHMTDAPEQVQADVREGIVTLHGRVDRWSTADIAGRLTHQIAGVVDVVDELTYDYDDREILGTGVTHGVG; this is encoded by the coding sequence GTGGTGAAGAACTGGCATGTGGACGACGTGATGACGACTGCGGTGGTCACGGTCGCGGAGACGGTGCCGTACCGGACCGTCGTGGACCTGCTCATCAGGAACCGGCTGAGCGCCGTACCGGTGGTCGACGACTTCCAGCGCGTGACCGGTGTGGTCTCCGAGGCCGACCTGCTGCGCAAGATCGAGTACGCCGGTCAGGAGCAGCCGCGGATGTTCGAGGGGCGGCGCCGCCGTGGTGAGCGGCTGAAGGCCAACGCCCTTACCGCCGCCGACCTGATGAGCAGTCCGGCGGTGACCGTGTTGACGGGCACGTCGATCCCCGCCGCTGCACGGCTCATGGACAGGGAACGGGTCAAGCGGCTTCCCGTGACCGACGATCTCGGCCGTCTGGTCGGCATCGTCTCCCGCAGCGACCTGCTCAAGGTGCATCTGCGTCCCGACGACGACATCCACCGTGACGTCCTGCACAATGTCGTGCGCGTGCACATGACCGACGCGCCTGAACAGGTGCAGGCCGACGTGCGCGAGGGCATCGTGACGCTGCACGGCCGCGTCGATCGGTGGTCGACGGCGGACATCGCCGGCCGGCTCACCCACCAGATCGCCGGCGTCGTCGATGTCGTCGACGAGCTGACCTACGACTACGACGACCGCGAGATCCTCGGCACCGGAGTTACCCACGGGGTCGGCTGA
- the ctaD gene encoding cytochrome c oxidase subunit I gives MTTVSPRPVRTRPHPVRRQVKGSALARILRTTDAKQIGIMYMVTSIVFYVIGGFLALLMRAELARPGMQVLSPEQFNQMFTMHGTIMLLFFATPIVFAFANYVIPIQIGAPDVAFPRLNAFAYWLYLFGSLMAMSGFLTPGGAADFGWFAYTPLSDDLHSPGVGGNMWVVGLAVGGLGTILGAVNMITTIITLRAPGMTMFRMPIFTWNILVTSLLVIMIFPFLAAALFALAADRVLGAHVFDIDTGGPMLWQHLFWFFGHPEVYVIALPFFGIITEVIPVFSRKPVFGYKGLVGATLLIAALSMSVWAHHMFATGQVLLPFFSLLSFMIAVPTGMKFFVWIGTMWRGQISFESPMLFAVGFMVTFLFGGLSGVLLASPPIDFHVSDSYFVIAHFHYVLFGTIVFAVFSGIYFWFPKMFGRMLDDRLGKIHFWLTFLGFHTTFLVQHWLGTEGMPRRYADYQPDDGFTTLNTISTIGSFVLGVATLPFLYNVWKSYKAGQLVTVDDPWGHGNSLEWATSSPPPLRNFDRMPRIRSERPAFDAKYPELAAGGQSLAGPPEGGARPLTTESDGGATYSEDVSTDRDR, from the coding sequence ATGACCACCGTCTCACCGCGTCCTGTACGCACTCGGCCGCATCCGGTGCGCCGGCAGGTGAAAGGTTCGGCGCTCGCGCGGATCCTGCGCACGACGGACGCGAAACAGATCGGGATCATGTACATGGTCACGTCGATCGTGTTCTATGTGATCGGTGGTTTCCTGGCGTTGCTGATGCGGGCGGAGCTGGCCCGGCCGGGCATGCAGGTCCTGTCGCCCGAGCAGTTCAACCAGATGTTCACGATGCACGGCACGATCATGCTGCTGTTCTTCGCGACGCCGATCGTGTTCGCCTTCGCGAACTACGTGATCCCGATCCAGATCGGTGCCCCCGACGTGGCGTTCCCGCGGCTCAACGCCTTCGCCTACTGGCTCTACCTGTTCGGCAGCCTGATGGCCATGAGCGGATTTCTCACCCCCGGTGGCGCCGCCGACTTCGGCTGGTTCGCGTACACGCCGCTCAGCGACGACCTGCACTCGCCGGGCGTCGGCGGCAACATGTGGGTGGTCGGCCTGGCCGTCGGCGGTCTGGGCACCATCCTGGGCGCCGTCAACATGATCACGACGATCATCACGCTGCGGGCGCCGGGCATGACCATGTTCCGGATGCCGATCTTCACGTGGAACATCCTGGTCACCAGCCTGCTGGTGATCATGATCTTCCCGTTCCTGGCCGCCGCCCTCTTCGCGCTCGCCGCGGACCGCGTTTTGGGCGCCCACGTCTTCGACATCGACACCGGCGGCCCGATGTTGTGGCAGCACCTCTTCTGGTTCTTCGGCCACCCCGAGGTGTACGTGATCGCGCTGCCGTTCTTCGGCATCATCACCGAGGTCATCCCGGTCTTCAGCCGCAAGCCGGTCTTCGGCTACAAGGGCCTGGTCGGCGCGACCCTGCTGATCGCAGCCCTGTCGATGAGCGTGTGGGCGCACCACATGTTCGCCACCGGCCAGGTGCTGCTGCCGTTCTTCAGCCTGCTGAGCTTCATGATCGCCGTACCGACCGGCATGAAGTTCTTCGTCTGGATCGGCACGATGTGGCGCGGCCAGATCAGCTTCGAGTCGCCGATGCTGTTCGCGGTCGGCTTCATGGTCACCTTCCTGTTCGGTGGCCTCTCCGGCGTACTCCTCGCCTCCCCGCCGATCGACTTCCACGTGTCGGACTCGTACTTCGTCATCGCGCACTTCCACTACGTGCTCTTCGGCACGATCGTGTTCGCGGTGTTCTCCGGCATCTACTTCTGGTTCCCGAAGATGTTCGGCCGGATGCTCGACGACCGGCTCGGAAAGATCCACTTCTGGCTGACGTTCCTGGGCTTCCACACCACGTTCCTGGTGCAGCACTGGCTCGGTACCGAGGGCATGCCGCGCCGCTACGCCGACTACCAGCCCGACGACGGCTTCACCACGCTGAACACCATCTCCACCATCGGATCCTTCGTCCTGGGCGTGGCCACGCTGCCGTTCCTCTACAACGTCTGGAAGTCGTACAAGGCCGGCCAGCTCGTCACGGTGGACGACCCGTGGGGCCACGGCAACTCGCTGGAGTGGGCGACCTCGTCGCCGCCGCCGTTGCGCAACTTCGACCGCATGCCGCGGATCCGCTCGGAGCGCCCGGCGTTCGACGCCAAGTACCCCGAACTCGCCGCGGGCGGGCAGTCCTTGGCCGGCCCGCCGGAGGGTGGCGCGCGCCCCTTGACGACCGAGTCGGATGGCGGCGCCACCTACTCGGAGGACGTGAGCACGGACCGCGACCGTTGA